Proteins encoded by one window of Chryseobacterium aquaeductus:
- a CDS encoding pyruvate dehydrogenase complex dihydrolipoamide acetyltransferase — MAEVITMPRLSDTMTEGKVAKWHKKVGDKVKEGDILAEIETDKAVQDFESEIDGTLLFIGVEEGAAAAVDSVLAIIGEEGEDISALKGGSAPAAEGDSKEKKSEEDSEVESKAENESSNAEETSSEVPEGVEVITMPRLSDTMTEGKVAKWHKNVGDTVKEGDLLAEIETDKAVQDFESEYNGVLLKQGVEEGGAAPVDSVLAMIGPEGTDISSVGNAKPATQTSEKPAEKKADTPKETKTDEKSVAQNVSNSSSDRIAISPLAKKMAQDKGVDVNSIQGSGENGRIVKKDVENYKPSEKQESTQTSNAPAAQVAQSFVQGEDTETPNSQVRNIIAKRLAESKFSAPHYYLMVEINMDKAIEARKEINSLPDTKISFNDMIIKATAVALRKHPQVNSSWAGDKVIHRGNINVGVAVAIPDGLVVPVLKNTDQMNYTQISAAVKDMAGRAKSKGLKANEMEGSTFSISNLGMFGIETFTSIINQPNAAILSVGAIIEKPIVKNGQIVVGNIMKLSLACDHRVVDGATGAQFLQTLKTYLESPLTLLL; from the coding sequence ATGGCAGAAGTAATTACAATGCCACGTCTTTCCGACACAATGACGGAAGGTAAGGTGGCGAAGTGGCATAAAAAAGTAGGTGATAAAGTAAAGGAAGGTGATATTTTAGCCGAAATTGAAACAGATAAAGCAGTACAGGATTTCGAATCTGAGATTGACGGAACTCTTTTATTTATAGGTGTCGAAGAAGGTGCTGCTGCGGCAGTAGATTCTGTTTTAGCAATTATTGGTGAAGAAGGTGAAGATATTTCTGCATTAAAAGGAGGAAGCGCTCCGGCAGCTGAAGGAGATTCTAAAGAGAAAAAATCTGAGGAAGATTCTGAGGTAGAATCTAAAGCAGAAAATGAATCTAGTAATGCAGAAGAAACATCATCAGAAGTTCCTGAAGGAGTTGAAGTAATCACCATGCCAAGACTTTCTGATACAATGACGGAAGGTAAAGTTGCAAAATGGCACAAAAACGTTGGAGATACTGTAAAAGAAGGTGATCTTCTAGCTGAGATTGAAACAGATAAAGCCGTTCAGGATTTCGAATCTGAATACAATGGTGTTTTATTAAAGCAAGGTGTTGAAGAAGGAGGTGCAGCACCTGTAGATTCGGTACTGGCTATGATAGGTCCAGAAGGTACAGATATTTCTTCTGTAGGAAATGCTAAACCCGCAACTCAGACTTCTGAAAAACCAGCTGAGAAAAAAGCTGATACACCTAAAGAAACCAAGACTGATGAGAAATCGGTTGCACAAAATGTAAGTAATTCATCTTCTGACAGAATAGCAATTTCTCCATTAGCTAAAAAAATGGCTCAGGATAAAGGTGTTGATGTAAATTCTATTCAGGGATCTGGCGAGAACGGTAGGATTGTGAAGAAAGATGTTGAAAATTATAAGCCATCTGAAAAACAAGAATCTACACAAACATCAAACGCTCCGGCAGCTCAGGTTGCTCAAAGCTTTGTACAAGGTGAAGATACAGAAACGCCGAACTCTCAAGTTAGAAATATTATTGCTAAACGTTTAGCGGAAAGCAAATTCTCTGCTCCTCACTACTATTTGATGGTGGAGATTAATATGGATAAAGCTATTGAAGCCAGAAAAGAGATCAACTCATTGCCAGATACCAAAATTTCGTTTAACGATATGATTATTAAGGCGACAGCTGTTGCTTTAAGAAAACATCCGCAAGTAAATTCTAGTTGGGCAGGTGATAAAGTGATTCACAGAGGAAACATCAACGTTGGGGTAGCAGTTGCAATTCCTGACGGATTGGTAGTTCCTGTTCTGAAAAATACAGACCAAATGAATTACACTCAGATTTCTGCTGCTGTAAAAGACATGGCGGGAAGAGCTAAATCTAAAGGTCTTAAAGCAAACGAAATGGAAGGTTCTACATTCTCTATCTCAAACTTAGGAATGTTCGGTATTGAAACTTTTACGAGTATCATCAACCAGCCAAATGCTGCAATTCTTTCAGTAGGTGCGATCATCGAAAAACCGATTGTGAAGAATGGTCAGATTGTAGTAGGTAACATCATGAAACTTTCATTAGCTTGTGACCACAGAGTGGTAGACGGTGCTACTGG
- the pdhA gene encoding pyruvate dehydrogenase (acetyl-transferring) E1 component subunit alpha: MKEFSKEVYLKWYEDMTMWRRFEDKCRSLYLKQKIRGFLHLYNGQEAIPAGFTHAMDLTKDSMITAYRCHIHPMAMGVDPKRIMAELCGKATGTSGGMGGSMHIFSKEHRFYGGHGIVGGQIPLGAGIAFADKFFDRKAVNICFFGDGAARQGSLHETFNMAMNWKLPVVFVVENNQYAMGTSVKRTANHEDIYKLGLGYEMPCLAVDAMDPEKVAEAAYEAIERARRGDGPTFIEARTYRFRGHSMSDAEPYRSKDEVAIAKKDDPIELIKARILENNWATEEELEATDNKSRDFVEECIEFMENSPYPTAEKVYEYVYSQENYPFLDKLEN, from the coding sequence ATGAAAGAATTTTCTAAAGAGGTATACCTTAAGTGGTATGAAGATATGACAATGTGGAGAAGGTTTGAAGACAAATGCCGTTCTCTTTATTTAAAACAAAAAATCAGAGGTTTTTTACATTTGTACAACGGACAGGAAGCAATACCTGCCGGTTTTACTCATGCAATGGATTTAACTAAAGACAGCATGATTACTGCTTACAGATGTCACATTCATCCAATGGCGATGGGAGTAGACCCAAAAAGAATCATGGCAGAACTTTGTGGTAAAGCTACAGGTACTTCTGGTGGTATGGGTGGATCTATGCATATCTTTAGCAAAGAACACCGTTTTTATGGTGGTCACGGTATCGTTGGAGGTCAAATCCCTTTAGGTGCAGGTATTGCTTTTGCCGATAAATTTTTCGACAGAAAAGCGGTTAACATCTGTTTCTTCGGAGACGGTGCTGCAAGACAAGGTTCTCTTCACGAAACTTTCAACATGGCAATGAACTGGAAACTTCCGGTAGTATTTGTGGTTGAAAATAACCAATATGCAATGGGAACTTCGGTAAAAAGAACTGCTAACCACGAAGATATTTATAAATTAGGTTTAGGTTACGAAATGCCTTGTTTGGCGGTTGACGCAATGGATCCTGAGAAAGTAGCTGAAGCTGCCTACGAAGCGATTGAAAGAGCCAGAAGAGGAGACGGACCAACTTTTATCGAAGCTAGAACGTATCGTTTCAGAGGTCACTCAATGTCAGATGCTGAACCTTACAGATCTAAGGATGAAGTTGCTATTGCAAAAAAAGATGATCCGATCGAATTAATCAAAGCGAGAATTTTAGAGAACAACTGGGCTACTGAAGAAGAATTGGAAGCAACGGATAACAAATCGCGTGATTTTGTGGAAGAATGCATCGAATTTATGGAAAACTCTCCTTATCCAACAGCAGAGAAAGTATATGAATATGTTTATTCTCAAGAAAACTATCCATTCTTAGACAAATTAGAAAACTAA
- a CDS encoding phosphatase PAP2 family protein, with product MEEKQTSLLQIVSRIISDFFNPLVSLFIYFVYFSIQNYTFKEASTHFLPILFITILPVIGWMIWNVKTGRYSNMDVSNRVQRKSLYIFIAVCIISYLVFNYIKNEFIDFVMLFILILLFALQFSNLYIKSSMHTAFNVFVAALFFAFDVTIGFVWLGIAIIVGITRVILKRHTVKEVFMGAGIAFLVSFLYLYCNNKYQRNDIPTEVIPVETTIK from the coding sequence ATGGAAGAAAAACAAACCTCATTATTACAAATTGTCTCAAGAATTATCTCAGATTTTTTCAATCCTCTGGTTTCTCTTTTTATATATTTCGTTTATTTCAGTATTCAGAATTACACGTTTAAGGAAGCCTCTACGCACTTTTTACCGATTTTATTCATCACTATTCTGCCTGTAATCGGCTGGATGATCTGGAATGTGAAAACCGGTAGATACAGCAATATGGATGTTTCAAACAGGGTTCAGCGAAAAAGCCTCTATATTTTCATTGCAGTGTGTATTATTTCTTATCTGGTCTTTAATTATATTAAAAACGAATTTATTGACTTTGTGATGCTGTTTATTTTAATTCTTCTATTTGCATTACAATTCAGCAATTTATATATCAAAAGCTCGATGCATACTGCTTTTAATGTTTTCGTAGCGGCTCTGTTCTTTGCGTTTGATGTTACAATTGGTTTTGTGTGGCTTGGAATTGCAATCATAGTTGGTATAACACGAGTTATTCTTAAAAGACACACCGTAAAAGAGGTATTTATGGGTGCTGGAATCGCGTTTTTAGTTTCTTTTCTTTATCTTTATTGCAATAATAAGTATCAACGCAACGATATACCAACCGAAGTCATTCCTGTGGAAACGACAATCAAGTAA
- a CDS encoding BlaI/MecI/CopY family transcriptional regulator has protein sequence MKINHLTSAEENLMKLFWNLNSFYLKDVMEKHSEPKPHQNTVSTYLKILVEKGYLATEKEGRIFRYSVILPFEDYKKFVLRELTNNFFNSSGKEILEFLLKENLISQNELKEYFDLKIEIKPSKVKAPTLEFAEEILNPKKDKKGKNKTKKKKKKD, from the coding sequence ATGAAAATAAATCATCTTACGTCGGCGGAAGAGAATCTAATGAAGCTATTTTGGAATTTAAATTCTTTTTATCTAAAGGATGTGATGGAGAAACATTCTGAGCCCAAACCGCATCAGAATACAGTCTCTACTTATCTTAAAATATTGGTTGAAAAAGGATATTTGGCTACAGAAAAAGAAGGTAGAATTTTCAGATACAGCGTTATTCTTCCTTTTGAAGATTACAAAAAATTTGTTTTACGAGAACTTACAAACAATTTCTTTAACAGCTCTGGAAAGGAAATTTTAGAATTTTTATTGAAAGAAAATTTAATTTCACAAAATGAGCTTAAAGAATATTTTGATCTGAAAATAGAAATAAAACCTTCAAAGGTTAAAGCTCCTACATTAGAGTTTGCAGAAGAAATTCTAAATCCTAAGAAAGATAAGAAAGGAAAAAATAAGACAAAAAAGAAGAAGAAAAAAGACTAG
- a CDS encoding bulb-type lectin domain-containing protein: MRKYLLIFLMLFSGLFLAQNIYNGQNIEQNRKYWSGNNRYYLIFQGDGNLVVYNKNNDPMWSSNTSGRATRAVFQDDGNLVVYGQRESVVYSTKTNGKRADRLTMQDDGNLVIYTRSNPLWSSNTNAGNGGNFGFRDTSSLNPGYQFRKGQKLYSANRSYYLSFQTDGNLVLATKNGDPIWSSATDNRGYAKFQDDGNLVVYDSYNKAIWSTNSSNRGVRNLKIQDDGNLVLYNDNNSAIWSSGTQR; the protein is encoded by the coding sequence ATGAGAAAATATTTATTGATCTTTTTAATGTTGTTTAGCGGATTATTCCTTGCACAAAACATCTACAATGGTCAAAACATCGAACAGAATAGAAAGTATTGGTCAGGCAATAATCGATATTATTTGATTTTTCAAGGTGATGGAAATCTAGTTGTTTACAACAAAAATAATGATCCTATGTGGAGTTCTAATACTTCAGGAAGGGCGACGAGGGCGGTTTTCCAAGACGACGGTAATTTGGTAGTTTATGGTCAGAGAGAATCAGTAGTCTACAGCACCAAGACGAATGGAAAACGTGCAGACAGATTGACAATGCAAGATGATGGTAATCTTGTTATCTATACCAGATCAAACCCATTATGGTCATCTAATACAAATGCCGGTAACGGAGGAAATTTTGGTTTTAGAGATACTTCTTCTCTTAATCCCGGATATCAGTTTCGTAAAGGACAGAAGCTTTATTCTGCAAACCGTTCATACTATCTATCTTTTCAAACCGACGGAAATCTTGTCTTGGCAACAAAAAATGGTGATCCTATTTGGAGCTCAGCAACTGATAATAGAGGATATGCAAAATTCCAAGACGATGGAAATTTAGTAGTGTACGATTCTTACAACAAAGCAATCTGGTCAACAAATAGTTCAAACAGAGGTGTTAGAAACCTGAAGATTCAAGATGATGGAAATCTTGTACTTTACAACGACAATAATTCTGCTATTTGGAGCTCAGGAACGCAAAGATAA
- a CDS encoding RNA recognition motif domain-containing protein, with product MNIFVSNINYATKEYELHDLFAEFGDVSSAKIVTDRETGRSRGFGFVEMGDEEGAQAIEALNQKELNGKILNVSEAKPREEKPRRSFDNNRSGGGSFGNNRSGGNSGGGYGNNNNRGGNGGGGSRW from the coding sequence ATGAACATTTTTGTTTCAAACATCAATTACGCAACTAAAGAATATGAGTTGCACGATTTATTCGCAGAATTTGGCGATGTATCATCTGCTAAAATTGTAACAGACAGAGAAACTGGTCGTTCTAGAGGTTTCGGTTTCGTAGAAATGGGAGACGAAGAAGGAGCTCAAGCAATTGAGGCTCTTAACCAAAAAGAACTTAACGGTAAGATTCTTAACGTGTCTGAGGCTAAGCCAAGAGAAGAAAAACCAAGAAGAAGCTTTGATAATAACAGAAGCGGTGGTGGTAGTTTTGGTAACAATCGTTCTGGTGGTAACAGCGGAGGAGGTTACGGTAACAACAACAACCGTGGAGGTAACGGAGGCGGCGGAAGTCGTTGGTAA
- a CDS encoding acyl-CoA thioesterase — MNYHTRKWVKPEDLNPNQSLFGGKLLQWIDEEAALYAVIQLENKKVVTKYISEINFVSSAKQGDIIEIGIEVSAFGSTSLTLKCAVRNKMTHQTIITVERIVMVNLDEDGNPKPHGKTKVEFVKDRLINPS, encoded by the coding sequence ATGAATTATCACACCAGAAAATGGGTAAAACCAGAAGATTTAAATCCAAATCAATCACTTTTTGGTGGGAAACTTTTGCAGTGGATTGATGAGGAAGCTGCTCTGTACGCAGTGATTCAGCTTGAAAATAAAAAAGTGGTGACCAAATATATATCAGAAATCAATTTTGTGAGTTCTGCAAAACAAGGTGATATTATCGAAATTGGTATCGAAGTTTCTGCTTTTGGTTCTACTTCGCTCACTTTAAAATGTGCGGTTAGAAATAAAATGACGCATCAAACCATCATTACAGTCGAAAGAATCGTTATGGTAAACCTTGATGAAGATGGAAATCCTAAACCACACGGAAAAACAAAAGTTGAGTTTGTGAAAGACAGATTAATTAATCCTTCATGA
- a CDS encoding helix-turn-helix domain-containing protein yields the protein MTIFVKNMVCDRCISAVQNIFEESQIEVIDIRLGEVQTKSDLSEIDFILIENSLKNIGFERIKDSSQQLIENIKNLIILKIEKLETDESFLLSNFLSDTLHKDYSALSKAFSQNENITLEQYYILQKIEKVKELLFNNDFTLTEISEKMGYKSVQHLSTQFKNSTGHTPTQFKKLKDLDRKPLDRVGEF from the coding sequence ATGACAATCTTTGTGAAAAATATGGTGTGCGACCGATGCATTTCTGCCGTTCAAAATATTTTTGAGGAATCTCAAATTGAAGTCATCGACATTCGATTAGGAGAAGTTCAAACGAAATCTGACCTTTCGGAAATTGATTTTATTTTGATTGAAAACAGCCTTAAGAATATTGGTTTTGAACGTATAAAAGATTCTTCTCAGCAGCTTATAGAAAATATTAAAAATCTTATCATTCTAAAAATAGAAAAACTTGAGACAGATGAGAGTTTTCTTTTGTCAAATTTTCTAAGTGATACATTACACAAAGATTACAGTGCGTTATCTAAAGCTTTTTCACAAAATGAAAATATTACTTTAGAACAATATTATATTCTTCAAAAAATCGAGAAAGTAAAAGAACTTTTATTTAATAATGACTTTACGTTGACCGAAATTTCCGAAAAAATGGGTTATAAAAGTGTACAGCATCTTTCTACACAATTCAAAAACAGTACTGGTCACACTCCTACCCAATTTAAAAAACTGAAAGACCTTGATAGAAAACCGTTGGATCGTGTTGGAGAGTTTTAG
- a CDS encoding heavy metal translocating P-type ATPase has translation MQQQFKILGMTCSGCQKKISEKLNSLENINAEIDLENQSAMITSNKEINLNELNKSLQEIGNYKLEDPNKSENTFIKPQDRVSPSSVYYCPMECEGEKVYFKQGERCPVCNMFLVPIEEKLAKDPNLKPTFSKNNLPENFKSHLGEYYCPMFCEGEKIYEDKVDCPICHMHLEEITVDLLKNSESNSSHSDHEAPKVTDEMAGKYYCPMFCEGDKTYNSNVGCPVCGMDLVKYPDKNGDSEDEDETFKILKRKFITSLVFTIPVFILSMGRMMIDFPFSHQIQSYIEFTLTLPVLFYSGWFVMKRGFISFKTWNLNMFSLIALGVSAAFIFSIVALIFPDFVPHEIRGHGHESPLYFEAVCVIITLVILGQLMEALAHRKTGNAIKELMNLSPDEANLMIDGEEKRVPLSEIKIGDLLKVKPGEKIPVDGKITDGNSIVNESMITGEPIPVEKNIDDKVTSGTINGNQVFVMKAEKVGDETLLSKIIKMVNDASRSRAPIQKLTDKVAKVFVPTVILVAVITFIIWQIFGPEGKKSLFAFVNAVAVLIVACPCALGLATPMSLMVGIGKGAKNGILIKNADALEQMNKVNVLITDKTGTLTEGKPSVEHIETLNNEPNLILKLAYSLNQNSEHPLSNAVIKKAKDENISAEKVSQFENISGKGVKGIINGKTVYLGNENLLSSNEIQIPENLKQKAIEIQSKAHTISYIAQENEVLGLISFTDKIKESSKKAVQLLLNDGIEVIMMTGDNENTAKAVADALGIKHFKANCLPKDKLNEVKKLQQQGKIVAMTGDGINDSPALAQSNIGVAMGTGTDVAIESAEITLLKGDLLGVAKAKILSEKLLKNIKENLFFAFVYNVLGIPIAAGLLYPFFGILLSPMIAAAAMSFSSLSVILNSLRLNSVDMNVK, from the coding sequence ATGCAACAGCAATTTAAAATATTGGGAATGACCTGCTCGGGTTGTCAAAAAAAAATTTCAGAGAAACTCAACAGTCTTGAAAACATAAATGCTGAAATTGATCTGGAGAATCAATCAGCAATGATCACTTCTAATAAAGAAATTAATTTAAATGAATTAAATAAATCTTTGCAGGAGATTGGAAATTATAAATTGGAAGATCCTAATAAATCTGAGAACACTTTTATCAAACCACAGGATAGAGTTTCTCCATCTTCGGTTTATTACTGTCCGATGGAATGTGAGGGTGAAAAAGTATATTTTAAACAAGGTGAAAGATGTCCTGTCTGCAATATGTTTTTGGTTCCGATTGAAGAAAAACTGGCAAAAGATCCCAATTTGAAACCTACGTTTTCAAAAAACAATTTACCTGAAAATTTTAAAAGTCATTTAGGAGAATATTATTGTCCGATGTTCTGCGAAGGAGAAAAAATTTATGAAGACAAAGTCGACTGTCCGATTTGTCATATGCATTTGGAAGAAATTACGGTTGATTTACTCAAAAATTCAGAATCAAATTCTTCACATTCTGATCATGAAGCTCCGAAAGTTACGGACGAAATGGCTGGCAAATATTATTGTCCGATGTTCTGTGAAGGAGATAAAACATACAATTCTAACGTTGGTTGCCCGGTCTGTGGAATGGATTTGGTGAAATATCCCGACAAAAATGGTGATAGCGAGGATGAAGATGAAACATTTAAAATTTTAAAAAGAAAATTCATTACTTCTTTAGTTTTCACAATTCCTGTTTTCATACTTTCTATGGGCAGAATGATGATTGATTTTCCTTTTTCACATCAGATTCAGAGTTATATTGAATTTACTTTAACGCTTCCTGTTCTATTTTATTCAGGATGGTTTGTGATGAAGAGAGGATTTATTTCATTCAAAACATGGAATTTAAATATGTTCAGTCTGATTGCTTTGGGAGTATCAGCAGCATTTATTTTTAGTATTGTTGCTTTAATTTTCCCGGATTTTGTTCCCCATGAAATCAGAGGTCACGGTCATGAAAGTCCGTTGTATTTTGAGGCGGTTTGTGTTATTATCACTTTAGTTATTTTAGGTCAACTAATGGAAGCTTTAGCACACAGAAAAACGGGAAATGCGATCAAAGAACTGATGAATCTTTCTCCAGATGAAGCCAATTTAATGATCGATGGCGAGGAAAAAAGAGTTCCATTATCAGAAATAAAAATTGGTGATCTTTTAAAAGTCAAACCCGGCGAAAAAATTCCTGTTGACGGAAAAATTACTGATGGAAATTCTATAGTCAACGAAAGTATGATCACGGGCGAGCCGATTCCTGTTGAAAAGAATATTGATGATAAAGTAACGTCAGGAACCATCAACGGAAATCAGGTTTTCGTTATGAAAGCAGAAAAAGTAGGTGATGAAACTTTGCTGTCAAAAATTATTAAAATGGTGAACGACGCGAGCCGAAGCCGTGCTCCGATTCAGAAACTGACTGATAAAGTGGCAAAAGTTTTTGTTCCGACTGTAATTTTGGTTGCAGTAATTACATTTATTATATGGCAAATTTTTGGTCCTGAAGGTAAAAAAAGTCTTTTTGCTTTCGTGAATGCTGTTGCTGTTCTCATCGTGGCTTGTCCGTGCGCTTTAGGTTTAGCAACTCCGATGTCTTTGATGGTCGGAATTGGTAAAGGGGCAAAAAATGGTATTCTAATTAAAAATGCCGATGCACTTGAACAAATGAATAAGGTAAATGTTCTAATTACCGATAAAACAGGAACTTTGACCGAAGGTAAACCTTCTGTAGAACATATCGAAACATTAAATAATGAACCCAATTTAATTTTAAAATTAGCTTATTCATTAAACCAAAATTCAGAACATCCGCTTTCAAATGCTGTGATTAAAAAAGCCAAAGACGAAAACATTTCGGCAGAAAAAGTGAGCCAATTTGAAAATATTTCCGGAAAAGGTGTGAAAGGAATTATTAATGGAAAAACCGTTTACTTAGGAAATGAAAATCTTTTAAGTTCAAATGAAATTCAGATTCCTGAAAATTTAAAACAGAAAGCCATTGAAATTCAATCGAAAGCGCATACTATTTCTTACATCGCACAAGAAAATGAAGTTTTGGGACTGATCAGTTTTACCGATAAAATCAAGGAAAGTTCAAAAAAAGCGGTACAATTACTTCTGAACGACGGTATTGAAGTGATAATGATGACTGGCGATAACGAAAATACCGCCAAAGCAGTTGCAGATGCTCTTGGGATTAAACATTTTAAAGCCAATTGTCTTCCGAAAGATAAATTAAATGAGGTAAAAAAACTTCAGCAGCAAGGGAAAATTGTTGCGATGACGGGAGACGGAATTAATGACTCTCCTGCTCTAGCCCAATCCAACATCGGAGTTGCCATGGGAACGGGAACAGATGTTGCCATTGAAAGTGCTGAAATTACTTTATTAAAAGGCGATTTGCTAGGTGTAGCGAAAGCTAAAATTCTTAGCGAAAAACTTCTCAAAAACATCAAAGAAAATTTATTTTTTGCTTTTGTTTATAATGTTTTAGGAATACCGATTGCTGCAGGATTATTATATCCGTTTTTTGGAATTTTGTTATCACCTATGATTGCAGCTGCAGCGATGAGTTTCAGTTCTTTGTCTGTAATTTTAAATTCCTTGAGATTAAACTCTGTTGATATGAACGTAAAATAA
- a CDS encoding DUF72 domain-containing protein translates to MKKENLYIGCSGFYNNDWKGFLYPEDSKSKDYLSLYSQQFNAVEINSTFYRKPTAKTLQKWFDETPEDFKFFIKIPKKISHEKRLENCKEEIADFCNHIQSNLREKLAGFLYQFPPSFKNTEENLNLILENLDFQFLNVIEFRHESWWNNEIFKALQENKIIFSGVSFPRNLPEDVVVNSNSVLYYRLHGKPVLYKSEYSEDFLNDLAKKIINSGLQAFIFFNNTWGISAIKNGLDLQKKIF, encoded by the coding sequence ATGAAAAAAGAAAATCTTTACATCGGTTGCTCGGGCTTTTACAACAATGATTGGAAAGGATTTTTGTATCCGGAAGATTCCAAAAGTAAAGATTATTTAAGCTTGTATTCTCAACAATTCAACGCAGTCGAAATCAACTCTACATTTTATAGAAAACCAACCGCCAAAACACTTCAAAAATGGTTTGATGAAACTCCTGAAGATTTTAAATTTTTCATTAAAATACCCAAAAAAATTTCTCACGAAAAACGTCTGGAAAACTGCAAAGAAGAAATCGCTGATTTTTGCAACCATATTCAAAGTAATTTAAGAGAAAAACTCGCAGGATTTCTGTATCAATTTCCGCCATCATTTAAAAATACTGAAGAAAATTTAAATCTTATTTTAGAGAACTTAGATTTTCAATTTTTAAACGTTATTGAGTTTCGTCATGAATCCTGGTGGAATAATGAAATCTTTAAAGCTCTGCAAGAAAATAAAATCATTTTCTCTGGCGTCAGTTTTCCTAGAAATCTTCCGGAAGATGTAGTTGTGAACTCAAATAGTGTTTTATATTATCGACTCCACGGAAAGCCAGTTCTTTATAAATCTGAATATTCTGAAGATTTCCTAAATGATTTAGCAAAGAAAATTATAAATTCAGGTCTGCAGGCATTTATATTTTTCAATAATACTTGGGGAATTTCTGCAATAAAAAACGGTCTTGATCTTCAAAAAAAAATATTTTAA
- a CDS encoding polysaccharide deacetylase family protein — MKKNFAGKSFNRTFLGMFAILSTTSILFTSCNQKKESDKMISKEPPVAKKVLRIEDKSVISDKRVIYLTFDDGPNHGTENLLKILHKRKVCATAFLVGEHANGSRKQKDDLQSLRKDKLIELANHSHTHAHNRYTEFYKNPALVVHDFDTAKDSLRLKNKIARTPGRNIWRLNNITSTDIKTSNEAANTLKTAGYKVIGWDLEWKPTNKMQLKDNHQVMLKRVDSIFFNDLEKTSRHLVFLTHDQYLTDADSVNELDLFIEKLQKSNRFVFRKISEYPRINEVLN, encoded by the coding sequence ATGAAAAAAAACTTTGCAGGAAAGTCTTTCAATAGGACTTTTCTCGGGATGTTTGCTATCTTGAGCACTACATCAATTTTGTTTACGAGTTGTAATCAAAAGAAAGAATCTGACAAGATGATTTCCAAAGAGCCTCCCGTCGCAAAGAAAGTTTTAAGAATTGAAGATAAAAGTGTCATTTCAGACAAAAGAGTGATCTACCTTACATTTGATGACGGTCCGAATCACGGAACTGAAAACCTCCTTAAAATCCTTCACAAAAGAAAAGTTTGCGCAACTGCGTTTTTAGTTGGTGAACATGCCAACGGAAGCAGAAAGCAAAAAGACGATCTCCAATCTCTTAGAAAAGATAAATTAATCGAGTTAGCCAATCACAGTCACACTCATGCTCATAACAGATATACAGAGTTTTATAAAAATCCTGCGTTGGTAGTTCACGATTTTGACACTGCGAAAGACAGTTTACGATTAAAAAATAAAATTGCGAGAACTCCGGGAAGAAACATCTGGAGACTCAATAATATTACAAGTACAGACATCAAAACTTCAAACGAAGCTGCCAATACATTAAAAACTGCAGGCTACAAAGTAATCGGCTGGGATCTTGAATGGAAACCTACCAACAAAATGCAGCTCAAAGATAATCATCAAGTAATGCTTAAAAGAGTGGATAGTATCTTTTTTAATGATCTCGAAAAAACCTCAAGACATCTGGTTTTTCTTACGCACGATCAGTATCTGACCGATGCAGATTCTGTGAATGAATTGGATTTATTTATAGAAAAACTCCAAAAATCAAATCGTTTTGTATTTAGAAAAATTTCGGAGTATCCTCGAATTAATGAAGTTTTAAATTAA